A window of Dehalococcoidia bacterium genomic DNA:
CCTCGATAAGCCACGTGAAGAACGGCATCTACGGCGCGATGCTGGTCGCGGCCATGCTCGCCGCCGCGCCCTTTTGCAGAGACGCGGTCGAGCTCCTGGAGGCGGGACGGCGCGGGATACCGGCGACGAGCCGCCTCTACGCCGATACAGGGCAGGCGCTGGCCTGGCGCGCCGCCGGCCTCGGCTACGACGAGGCGATTGCCCGGATACATGAGCGGTGGGACGAACGTCTGCCGCACCACTGGTGCCATGCCAACTCCAACACCATGGTCTGCGCCGTCGCCCTCTTGTGGGGCGAAGGCGACTACGGGCAGTCTGTCTGTCGCGCCGTCCAGCCCGGCTTCGACACCGACTGCAACGGGGCGACCGTGGGCTCGTTGATGGGGATGATGCTGGGCGCGCGCAACGTCCCCTCGAGCTGGACGGGACGCCTCAACAACACCCTGAAGACGAGCCTCATCGGCTATGAGACCGTGAACATCGAAGCGATGGCGCGCGAGACGGCCGCGCTTTGGGAAGGGCTGGAGCGCACCCCGTAGTTGCTTTGAGCGGCGGCGTCGGTACCGGGCCGTTCTGTCTTCTTCGGTTGACGAATAGAATCGGGCTGCATTACACTTTTTCGGGGTAACTGCTCGTGGAGACTCCCTCAGATTCGGGGTGATGTGACGTGGCAAACCAGGTGGGCAAGCGTTATTACTGCACCAAGTGCGGCTCGGAGTTTATCGTCACCAAGGCCGGCGAAGGGCAGCTCGTCTGCTGCGGCCAGCCTATGCAGCAACGCTAGAGCAGCAGGGGGTATCAGGATGGCGAACCAGCTTGGCAAGCGCTTTCAGTGCGAAAAGTGTGGAACGGAGGTGCTCTGCATCAAGCCGGGCGAGGGCGGAGTCGAGTGCTGCGGCGCTCCCATGAAGCTCCTGCAGCCCAAAGTCCTCCCTTCCGCCGATTAACCGAACCGTCGAGTCCTCTCCGTAGCGCCCTTCCCGACCGGAGGGGCTAACTTTTCTAGTAGACCTGAGACAAAGGCGATGGCGCGCCCGGCAAGCCTTATCCTTCACAACGCTAACGTTATCACCATGGACCGTGCGCGGCCCCGGGCTCAGGCGGTCGCCGCGCAGGGACGCCGCATCTTCGCTGTCGCGGATGACGCGGATGTTTGGCGGCACAGGGTGGAAGGGACCCGCGTCATCGACTGCGGCGGCCGCACTGTCATTCCCGGCTTCATCGACGCCCACTGCCACCTGCTCGCCTACGCCGCCTCTCTCCTCTCGCTTGACGTCAGCCCTCGGTCTGTCGCCTCCGTAGCCGACATCCAGCGCATTCTTCGCGACCGCGCCTCGAAGACGCCGCCGGGAGACTGGATACGCGCCGTCGGCTACGACGAGACCGCCCTCGCCGAGAAGCGGCACCCCACGCGACGCGACCTCGATGCCGCGGCGCCCAACCACCCTGTCCGCTTGGTCCACCAAAGTGGCCACGCATCGGTGCTCAACAGCCTCGCGCTGTCGCTCGCCGGAATCACCATCGAGTCGGAGGAGCCAGCCGGAGGATGCATCGACCGCGATCTCGAGACCGGCGAGCCGACGGGCCTCCTTCTCGAAATGGACTCGCTGC
This region includes:
- a CDS encoding desulfoferrodoxin FeS4 iron-binding domain-containing protein; this encodes MANQVGKRYYCTKCGSEFIVTKAGEGQLVCCGQPMQQR